In one Terriglobia bacterium genomic region, the following are encoded:
- a CDS encoding DUF2306 domain-containing protein, with translation MATAAPGSMTRGSSIQAKHVVWVVFGLMTLFVLLTRDRTLLDAQSFLRQRYAPIPWLMLAHGVPGALALFLGVFQFSSRLRQRYLALHRAMGLVYVGCAVISAPVAVAVAVALPLPTLLAATTIQAFGWLVTIATALYCVRTGRIQQHREWMMRSYPFAAMFVVVRVILAIPAIERTGPLGIATVVWSVLAFACFLPSFVIAWQALAASRRAARVRPMATAG, from the coding sequence ATGGCCACCGCTGCTCCGGGATCCATGACTCGTGGTAGCTCAATCCAGGCCAAGCATGTCGTGTGGGTGGTGTTCGGGCTGATGACGCTGTTCGTCCTGCTCACGCGCGACCGGACGCTCCTGGACGCCCAGTCGTTCCTGCGCCAGCGCTACGCGCCGATTCCCTGGCTGATGCTGGCGCACGGCGTTCCCGGGGCGCTGGCGCTTTTCCTCGGCGTGTTCCAGTTTTCGAGCCGTCTGCGCCAGCGCTATTTGGCGCTGCATCGCGCGATGGGGCTGGTCTACGTCGGGTGCGCCGTAATCTCCGCGCCGGTGGCCGTTGCGGTTGCCGTCGCTCTGCCCTTGCCGACCCTGCTCGCGGCCACAACGATTCAGGCCTTTGGCTGGCTGGTGACCATCGCCACCGCCCTCTACTGCGTTCGCACGGGAAGAATCCAGCAGCACCGCGAGTGGATGATGCGCAGCTATCCCTTCGCGGCCATGTTTGTTGTCGTCCGCGTCATTCTTGCCATCCCCGCGATCGAACGAACTGGGCCGCTCGGCATTGCCACGGTGGTTTGGAGCGTTCTGGCCTTCGCGTGTTTTCTGCCCTCGTTCGTGATTGCGTGGCAGGCGCTGGCTGCGAGCCGGCGTGCGGCAAGAGTGCGGCCGATGGCCACGGCAGGTTGA
- a CDS encoding transposase — translation MPKGLKRYYGRGDLHFLTFSCYRRLPLLGKARTRNLFVKVLSAVRARYGFALVGFVVMPEHVHLLIGEPKKGTPSTVLKALKLGVSRRARAKRRENSAAANQLQLPFREGAGTLPRFWQRRFYDFNVWSAKKVREKLEYMHRNPVTRKLVAHPRDWPWSSWAFYYNDAPCLLDMDGIG, via the coding sequence ATGCCGAAAGGGTTGAAGCGCTATTACGGGCGGGGAGATCTGCATTTCCTGACGTTCAGTTGTTACCGCAGACTGCCGCTTCTCGGCAAGGCCCGCACACGGAACCTGTTTGTCAAAGTGCTGAGTGCAGTGCGCGCACGGTATGGATTCGCGCTGGTGGGCTTTGTGGTAATGCCGGAGCATGTGCACCTGCTGATCGGAGAACCGAAGAAAGGGACGCCGTCCACGGTTCTCAAGGCGCTAAAACTGGGAGTTTCGCGGAGGGCGCGGGCCAAGCGAAGAGAAAATAGCGCTGCCGCCAATCAACTGCAACTGCCATTCCGGGAGGGCGCTGGGACGCTACCGCGATTCTGGCAACGCCGGTTTTACGATTTCAATGTGTGGAGTGCGAAAAAGGTTCGCGAGAAATTGGAGTATATGCACAGGAATCCAGTGACCCGGAAACTGGTGGCACACCCCAGAGACTGGCCTTGGAGCAGTTGGGCGTTTTACTACAACGACGCGCCGTGTTTATTGGATATGGATGGCATCGGCTGA
- the ruvA gene encoding Holliday junction branch migration protein RuvA: MIGQLRGSLADKRPNQVLVDVGGVGYLVHVPLSTYAALGELHTEVTLLIHMHVREDALALYGFLSSREKHLFEMLLSASGVGPTLALKILSGMSVEELIPAIRTGDLARLTRIPGVGRKTAERMVVELKDRLEAVTIEQERPAASPAGTEADVVSALVNLGYEGRAAEKAVEEAKREAGTANFEKLLRAALQGLSQTKGRAARGT; the protein is encoded by the coding sequence ATGATCGGCCAGTTGCGCGGTAGCCTTGCCGACAAGCGCCCGAATCAGGTTCTCGTGGACGTCGGGGGTGTCGGCTATCTCGTCCACGTGCCGCTTTCCACTTACGCCGCGCTCGGGGAATTGCACACCGAAGTCACGCTGCTGATCCACATGCACGTGCGCGAAGACGCGCTGGCGCTCTACGGCTTTCTCTCCTCGCGCGAAAAACACCTCTTTGAGATGCTGCTGTCGGCCTCCGGCGTGGGGCCGACGCTGGCGCTGAAGATTCTCTCGGGGATGAGCGTCGAAGAATTGATCCCGGCGATCCGCACCGGGGATTTGGCGCGGCTGACGCGGATTCCCGGCGTGGGGCGCAAGACGGCCGAGCGCATGGTGGTGGAGTTGAAGGACCGGCTGGAAGCCGTGACCATCGAGCAGGAGCGTCCGGCGGCGTCGCCCGCGGGCACCGAGGCCGACGTGGTTTCCGCGCTGGTGAACCTCGGCTACGAAGGGCGCGCCGCGGAAAAGGCCGTGGAAGAGGCCAAGCGCGAGGCCGGAACGGCGAATTTCGAGAAGCTGCTGCGCGCGGCGCTGCAGGGGCTGAGCCAGACGAAGGGGCGCGCGGCGCGGGGAACGTAA
- a CDS encoding molybdopterin-dependent oxidoreductase has protein sequence MNAITNVSRRGFLQGMLSTGAFVLSVQVFPESLVAAATAGSDGMTGAAFQSGVYLAIETDGTVYIIAHRSEMGNGSRTALPRVLADELEADWKRVKLEQAIGDEKYGSQDTDGSHSVRDFYEPMRQAGATARLMLVRAAAQKWNVPEKECKAELHEVVHAASGKKLGYGALAAAAAKLPVPKKEELTLKPKSAWRYIGKDAKSYDIEDLVSGKAIYGQDARIAGMLYAAVAHPPVLGGKVKSLDDQEALRVAGVKQTLAIDPFKPPHGFQALGGVAVLAESTWAAFQGRKKLKIDWENGAHSVFNSDTYKKELLETAKKPGKIFRNIGDVDAVFAKGGKVVEAEYYAPLLAHAPMEPPAAVADYRDGKVTVWACTQNPQGVQEAIAGALGLKKEDVTCHVTLLGGAFGRKSFPDFAVEAAVLSKKAGRPVKVVWSREDDIKFDTYHSVAAMYMKATLGSDGNPEAWLQRSVFPPINSTFEPNTVNSEPFEMSLGFTDVPFALPNHRVENGAAEAHVRIGWLRSVANVYHAFAVHSFVDELAHAAGKDPFEYVRALLGPGGILDRKLLPADYPNQEADYKDYPIDLGRMRHVLELAAEKAGWGKKLPKGHGMGLAVHRSFLTYVATVIHAEVTSGGEVIIHRVDTAVDAGLVVNPEMVRQQMEGAAVFATSLARNGEITATNGVIDQSNFNDYPVARISEAPRATHVHIVPSDAPPAGIGEPGVPPFAPALYNAIFAATGKRLRELPLTRANLA, from the coding sequence ATGAACGCGATTACCAACGTCAGCCGGCGCGGATTTCTGCAGGGGATGCTCTCGACGGGGGCCTTTGTGCTGAGCGTGCAGGTTTTTCCGGAATCGCTGGTGGCGGCGGCGACCGCCGGGAGCGATGGGATGACCGGCGCGGCTTTTCAGTCCGGGGTGTATCTGGCGATCGAGACCGACGGAACGGTGTACATCATTGCGCACCGCTCGGAGATGGGCAATGGGAGCAGGACGGCGCTGCCACGGGTGCTGGCGGACGAGCTGGAAGCAGACTGGAAGCGCGTGAAGCTGGAGCAGGCCATCGGCGATGAGAAATACGGTTCGCAGGATACGGACGGCTCGCATTCGGTGCGCGATTTCTATGAACCGATGCGCCAGGCGGGAGCGACGGCGCGGCTGATGCTGGTACGCGCGGCGGCCCAGAAATGGAACGTGCCGGAGAAAGAGTGCAAGGCGGAGCTGCATGAAGTCGTGCACGCGGCGAGCGGAAAAAAGCTGGGCTATGGCGCGCTGGCCGCCGCGGCGGCCAAGTTGCCGGTACCCAAGAAAGAAGAGCTGACGCTGAAGCCGAAGAGCGCGTGGCGCTACATCGGAAAGGACGCCAAAAGCTACGACATCGAGGATCTCGTATCCGGGAAGGCCATTTACGGGCAGGATGCGCGCATCGCAGGCATGCTCTACGCCGCGGTGGCGCATCCGCCGGTGCTTGGCGGCAAGGTCAAGTCCCTGGACGACCAGGAAGCGCTGCGCGTCGCGGGCGTGAAGCAGACGCTGGCGATCGATCCGTTCAAGCCGCCCCACGGTTTCCAGGCGCTTGGCGGAGTGGCAGTCCTGGCGGAAAGCACCTGGGCTGCCTTCCAGGGGCGGAAGAAGCTGAAGATCGACTGGGAGAACGGGGCGCACAGCGTATTCAATTCCGACACCTATAAGAAGGAGTTACTGGAAACGGCCAAAAAGCCCGGCAAGATTTTCCGGAACATCGGCGACGTGGATGCGGTATTTGCAAAGGGCGGGAAGGTTGTCGAGGCCGAATACTACGCGCCGCTGCTCGCGCACGCGCCGATGGAGCCGCCGGCCGCGGTGGCGGATTACCGCGACGGGAAGGTCACGGTCTGGGCCTGCACGCAGAATCCGCAGGGGGTGCAGGAAGCGATCGCCGGAGCCCTGGGCCTGAAGAAGGAAGATGTGACCTGCCACGTCACGCTGCTGGGCGGGGCCTTCGGGCGGAAATCGTTCCCGGATTTCGCGGTGGAAGCCGCGGTGCTTTCCAAGAAGGCCGGGCGCCCGGTGAAGGTGGTGTGGAGCCGCGAGGACGACATCAAGTTTGACACCTATCATTCGGTCGCGGCGATGTACATGAAGGCTACGCTGGGGAGCGACGGCAATCCGGAGGCCTGGCTGCAGCGCTCGGTCTTTCCGCCGATCAATTCCACGTTCGAGCCGAATACCGTGAACAGCGAGCCCTTCGAGATGAGCCTGGGCTTCACCGACGTGCCGTTTGCATTGCCGAACCACCGCGTGGAGAACGGAGCCGCCGAGGCGCACGTGCGCATCGGCTGGCTGCGCTCGGTGGCCAACGTGTATCACGCCTTCGCGGTCCATTCCTTCGTGGACGAGCTGGCGCACGCCGCAGGCAAGGACCCGTTCGAGTACGTGCGCGCGCTGCTGGGGCCGGGCGGGATTCTCGACCGGAAACTTCTGCCCGCGGACTATCCGAATCAAGAGGCCGACTACAAGGACTATCCGATCGATCTAGGACGGATGCGGCACGTGCTGGAGCTGGCCGCGGAGAAAGCCGGGTGGGGGAAGAAGCTGCCCAAGGGCCACGGGATGGGGCTGGCGGTGCACCGCAGCTTCCTGACTTACGTGGCCACCGTGATTCACGCGGAAGTGACCAGCGGCGGCGAGGTGATCATCCACCGCGTGGACACGGCGGTGGACGCGGGGCTGGTGGTCAACCCGGAGATGGTGCGGCAGCAGATGGAAGGCGCGGCGGTGTTTGCGACGAGCCTGGCGCGCAACGGCGAGATCACGGCGACCAACGGCGTGATCGACCAGTCCAACTTCAACGATTATCCAGTGGCGCGCATCAGCGAAGCGCCGCGCGCCACGCACGTGCATATCGTGCCGAGTGATGCGCCGCCCGCGGGCATCGGCGAGCCGGGCGTGCCGCCGTTCGCGCCGGCGCTGTACAACGCGATTTTTGCCGCCACGGGCAAGCGGCTGCGCGAGCTGCCGCTCACCCGCGCAAACCTTGCCTAA
- a CDS encoding ankyrin repeat domain-containing protein, producing MSNTAQFFQALQAGDETAVQSLLAADPSLAGAKNERGQSAILSAVYSGRTAIRDLLLARGATLELHEAAAAGQLGRVQELVEGNPGLAKSYSQDGFPICALAAFFGHRAVTEYLVAQGADVNAVATNGTGYTALTGAVISGHTEIVAWLLAQGAGANYRYGPGYSPLLAAAANGHLHIVKLLLEHGADLHACTDDGQTALLLAEARGHQSVAEFLRGRAASA from the coding sequence ATGAGCAACACCGCACAATTTTTTCAGGCCCTTCAGGCCGGCGACGAAACCGCCGTGCAGTCGCTGCTTGCTGCAGACCCCTCGCTGGCCGGCGCCAAGAATGAACGCGGCCAGTCGGCGATTCTCTCGGCGGTCTACAGCGGAAGGACGGCGATCCGCGATCTGCTGCTGGCGCGTGGCGCGACTCTCGAGCTGCACGAAGCCGCGGCGGCGGGCCAGCTCGGACGCGTGCAGGAACTGGTGGAGGGGAATCCCGGGCTGGCGAAGAGTTATTCGCAGGACGGCTTTCCGATATGCGCGCTGGCGGCGTTTTTCGGACACCGCGCTGTCACGGAATATCTCGTGGCGCAAGGCGCGGACGTGAATGCGGTGGCGACCAACGGCACGGGCTACACCGCGCTCACCGGTGCCGTGATCAGCGGGCACACGGAGATCGTGGCGTGGCTTCTGGCCCAGGGCGCCGGCGCGAATTACCGCTACGGCCCGGGCTATTCGCCGCTGCTGGCGGCCGCCGCGAATGGCCACCTGCACATCGTCAAGCTGCTGCTGGAGCATGGCGCCGACCTGCACGCCTGCACGGACGACGGCCAGACAGCGCTGCTTCTCGCCGAAGCCCGCGGCCATCAATCCGTGGCGGAGTTCCTGCGCGGGCGCGCGGCTTCGGCCTGA
- a CDS encoding DinB family protein, which translates to MNYYAAQELAESFRTVRKNTILIAQDVPEAKYAFRAFPEARSVGELLAHIASSCSLQYQLHAVERRSSFAGFDLASFIQRAMAEEKQARSKDQIVEMLRSSGEKWAGFIEGLSENFLAEQVQMPPGSTPPARSRFEMILSVKEHEMHHRGQLMLLERLFGIVPHMTREMQARMAAAGIKI; encoded by the coding sequence ATGAATTACTACGCCGCGCAAGAGCTGGCCGAAAGTTTCCGCACGGTGCGCAAGAATACGATCCTCATTGCGCAGGACGTTCCGGAAGCGAAGTACGCCTTTCGGGCGTTTCCGGAGGCCCGCAGCGTGGGCGAGCTGCTGGCCCATATCGCATCCTCCTGCAGCTTGCAGTATCAGCTCCACGCCGTCGAACGCAGGTCTTCCTTTGCGGGATTCGACCTTGCGTCGTTCATCCAGCGTGCGATGGCGGAGGAAAAGCAGGCGCGGAGCAAGGATCAGATTGTGGAGATGCTGCGCAGCTCCGGAGAGAAATGGGCCGGATTTATCGAGGGGCTCAGCGAGAATTTCCTTGCGGAGCAAGTGCAGATGCCCCCCGGCTCGACCCCGCCCGCCCGGAGCCGCTTCGAAATGATCCTTTCCGTCAAGGAACACGAAATGCACCACCGGGGACAGTTGATGCTGCTCGAGCGGTTGTTCGGCATCGTGCCGCATATGACGCGCGAGATGCAGGCCCGCATGGCTGCCGCCGGCATAAAGATCTAG
- a CDS encoding YbhB/YbcL family Raf kinase inhibitor-like protein, with amino-acid sequence MPGSPKPAPAAKLTLSSGAFASGATIPSQYTCTGADVSPPLRWDTPPAGTRSLALIADDPDAPAGTWVHWVLFDLPGDTRALEAGVEKQLELENGARQGRNDFGKIGYGGPCPPPGKPHHYFFKLYALDAKLALKSGSTKAAVEKAMQGHILAQGELLGRFGR; translated from the coding sequence ATGCCGGGCTCTCCGAAACCCGCTCCGGCCGCGAAGCTAACGCTTTCCAGCGGCGCGTTCGCTTCCGGCGCAACGATTCCCTCGCAATATACCTGTACCGGCGCGGACGTCTCTCCACCGCTGCGGTGGGACACGCCGCCCGCGGGCACGCGCAGCCTCGCGCTCATCGCCGACGATCCCGACGCCCCGGCGGGCACCTGGGTGCACTGGGTGCTCTTCGATCTGCCGGGGGATACGCGCGCGCTGGAGGCCGGCGTCGAGAAGCAGCTGGAACTCGAAAACGGCGCGCGGCAGGGCCGCAACGATTTCGGCAAGATCGGCTACGGCGGCCCGTGTCCGCCGCCGGGAAAGCCCCACCACTACTTCTTCAAGCTCTATGCGCTGGATGCCAAGCTGGCGCTGAAGTCTGGCTCCACCAAAGCCGCCGTGGAGAAGGCCATGCAGGGACACATCCTCGCCCAGGGCGAATTGCTGGGCCGCTTCGGGCGCTAA
- the ruvB gene encoding Holliday junction branch migration DNA helicase RuvB, producing MPDGTAKRLQAQREAGRIVSGQAFDEDARIEASVRPKRLAEYIGQKRVKENIQIAIEAARTRGEALDHVLLYGPPGLGKTTLAQIIANELNVPIKTSAGPLLERKGDLTAILTSLEGKEVFFLDEIHRLQPAVEEVLYPAMEDFRVDLIIGQGPGARIHPFPLGHFTLIGATTRAGLITAPLRSRFGIVHRLDFYEPEDLLIILHRSAQILNIQMDEGGAEEIARRCRGTPRVANRLLRRARDFAEVRAAGRITREVAQESLRMLGVDENGLDEVDRNLMLALLDKYGGGPVGVGTLAAALSEEEDAIEEMYEPYLMQIGMIDRTPRGRVATARAYEYFGRELPKRQPRLF from the coding sequence ATGCCGGACGGAACAGCAAAACGGTTGCAGGCGCAGCGCGAGGCGGGGCGGATCGTCTCCGGCCAGGCGTTTGACGAGGACGCGCGCATCGAGGCCAGCGTGCGCCCGAAGCGCCTCGCCGAATACATCGGGCAGAAGCGCGTGAAGGAGAACATCCAGATCGCCATCGAAGCGGCGCGCACCCGCGGCGAGGCGCTGGACCACGTGCTGCTCTACGGCCCGCCAGGACTGGGCAAGACCACGCTGGCGCAGATCATCGCCAACGAGCTGAACGTGCCGATCAAGACCAGCGCCGGGCCGCTGCTGGAGCGCAAGGGCGACCTGACGGCGATCCTGACGTCGCTCGAAGGCAAGGAAGTTTTCTTTCTGGACGAGATTCACCGCCTGCAGCCCGCCGTGGAGGAAGTTCTCTACCCGGCGATGGAAGATTTTCGCGTGGACCTGATCATCGGGCAGGGGCCGGGGGCGCGGATTCATCCCTTCCCGCTGGGCCACTTCACGCTCATCGGAGCCACGACGCGCGCGGGGCTGATCACCGCGCCGCTGCGCTCGCGCTTCGGCATCGTGCACCGCCTGGATTTCTACGAGCCGGAGGATCTGCTGATCATCCTACACCGCTCGGCGCAGATCCTGAACATTCAGATGGACGAGGGCGGCGCGGAAGAGATCGCGCGGCGCTGCCGGGGAACGCCGCGGGTGGCCAACCGGCTGCTGCGCCGCGCGCGGGACTTCGCCGAGGTGCGCGCCGCGGGGCGCATCACGCGCGAGGTGGCGCAGGAATCGCTGCGCATGCTGGGCGTGGACGAGAACGGGCTGGACGAAGTGGACCGCAACCTGATGCTGGCGCTGCTGGACAAGTACGGAGGCGGGCCGGTCGGCGTGGGCACGCTGGCCGCGGCGCTCAGCGAGGAAGAAGACGCCATCGAGGAGATGTACGAGCCTTACCTGATGCAGATCGGGATGATCGACCGCACGCCGCGCGGGCGCGTGGCCACGGCGCGGGCGTACGAGTATTTCGGGCGGGAGCTGCCGAAGCGCCAGCCGCGATTGTTCTGA
- a CDS encoding class II aldolase/adducin family protein has protein sequence MFPESSSQRQPKTEEQHRQDICQTGRWMYERGFIVACEGNLSVRLDAKRILTTPTGMNKGMLTPGDLVITDLEGRQLDGTRKVSSELGMHLLIYRLRPDVLAICHAHPPTATGFAAAGRALDQALLPEVVISLGLVPLARYGTPGTPELSDTLEPYVPHYDAILLANHGVVTFGPELLTAFYRMETVEQFAKIALVSGLLGNYKLLSGREVAKLIAARSRYGCAPPPGASPELPVTAEVAESGEGERINFTPKELEALIDEAVRKDRSRR, from the coding sequence ATGTTTCCGGAGTCCTCTTCACAGCGCCAGCCCAAGACGGAAGAGCAGCACCGTCAAGACATCTGCCAGACGGGCCGCTGGATGTACGAGCGCGGCTTCATCGTGGCCTGTGAAGGCAACCTCTCCGTGCGCCTCGACGCCAAGCGCATCCTGACCACCCCGACCGGCATGAACAAGGGCATGCTCACACCCGGCGATCTGGTTATCACCGATCTCGAGGGGCGGCAGCTCGACGGCACGCGCAAGGTCTCTTCCGAGCTGGGCATGCATCTGCTCATCTACCGCTTGCGCCCGGACGTGCTGGCCATCTGCCACGCGCATCCCCCGACGGCCACGGGTTTCGCCGCCGCCGGCCGCGCCCTGGACCAGGCCCTGCTTCCCGAAGTGGTGATCTCCCTGGGACTGGTGCCCCTGGCGCGCTACGGCACGCCGGGCACGCCCGAACTCAGCGACACCCTCGAGCCCTACGTGCCGCACTACGACGCCATTCTCCTCGCCAATCACGGCGTGGTGACCTTCGGGCCGGAGCTGCTCACCGCTTTTTACCGCATGGAAACCGTCGAGCAGTTCGCCAAGATCGCTCTGGTCTCCGGCCTGCTAGGCAACTACAAGCTGCTTTCCGGGCGCGAGGTGGCCAAGCTGATCGCCGCGCGTTCGCGCTATGGCTGCGCGCCGCCCCCGGGCGCCAGCCCGGAACTCCCGGTCACCGCTGAAGTCGCCGAATCCGGAGAAGGCGAACGCATCAACTTCACTCCCAAAGAACTGGAAGCGCTGATTGACGAAGCTGTGCGCAAGGACCGCTCCCGCCGCTGA
- a CDS encoding serine protease, which translates to MVLLLLVSVFVAQARPNAVRVKVRVILVDKDLNQKPVPFFVVVLTSTAGTSKAAEIKTGLDGSAETHLSPGHYTLSTPKAVELDGKRFAWSLPIALKGDEQTIDLTNDNAKIEESAAPASPAGGAGNDLTEQFKRLKNTVVTVKSESGHGTGFFVDNKGLVLTNQHVVGNSEYLAVQFDREHKIAAKLIAADAQKDVALLWVNMAAFPSAAPAPLYRAAAGRAPVQEGERVFTIGSPLTLDKILTTGIVSKVEPHTIMSDININPGNSGGPLFNGAGQVIGLTTFGTRGAGGPGVSGIVRIEEALALLEQNRAKAAGTPPPGALLPVEPPTSYPIEGLKDALKAEKFDPRPYYLTAGDFNIALSTPPFDYREQEEQRLQAERAHKKRNRKNEEAAENSGDSDAPKEWEEEAGAHPAVFGIYAMPKAKEGFGSALGRSFSSYASAKLKFKTDFQKMKLFCGGKEVQPIHPGRFPVTVSVRNRAVKMDDSTYKGVYLYAPDAISPECGEVKLAIYSSKNDEPVIKALDEKSVQHIWADFEAFRRAEKAAGASKDQKH; encoded by the coding sequence GTGGTTCTGCTTCTCCTGGTATCGGTTTTTGTGGCGCAGGCGCGGCCCAATGCCGTGCGCGTCAAGGTCCGGGTCATTCTCGTGGACAAAGACCTGAACCAGAAGCCCGTGCCTTTTTTCGTGGTTGTGCTGACGAGCACAGCCGGAACGAGCAAGGCGGCGGAGATCAAGACAGGCCTGGACGGAAGCGCGGAAACGCACCTTTCGCCGGGGCATTACACGCTCTCGACGCCGAAAGCGGTGGAGTTGGACGGCAAACGCTTCGCCTGGAGCCTGCCGATAGCGTTGAAGGGTGATGAGCAAACGATTGATCTGACGAACGACAACGCGAAAATAGAAGAGAGCGCCGCTCCGGCCTCACCCGCGGGAGGAGCAGGCAATGATCTCACCGAGCAGTTCAAGCGGTTGAAAAACACGGTCGTGACGGTGAAGAGCGAATCGGGCCACGGCACGGGCTTCTTCGTGGACAACAAAGGCCTGGTCCTGACCAATCAGCACGTCGTAGGCAATTCGGAATATCTTGCCGTGCAGTTTGACCGCGAGCACAAGATCGCGGCCAAACTGATCGCCGCCGATGCCCAGAAAGACGTGGCGCTGCTGTGGGTGAACATGGCTGCGTTTCCGAGCGCCGCACCCGCGCCGCTCTACCGCGCGGCGGCCGGCAGGGCCCCGGTGCAGGAAGGCGAGCGTGTTTTCACCATTGGCAGCCCGCTCACCCTCGACAAGATCCTCACCACCGGCATTGTCAGCAAGGTCGAGCCGCACACGATCATGTCGGACATCAACATCAACCCGGGAAATTCCGGCGGGCCGCTTTTCAACGGCGCGGGCCAGGTGATTGGCCTGACCACGTTCGGCACACGCGGCGCAGGGGGCCCCGGCGTTTCGGGCATTGTGCGCATCGAAGAGGCGCTGGCGCTGCTCGAGCAGAACCGCGCGAAGGCCGCGGGAACGCCGCCGCCCGGCGCGCTTCTTCCGGTCGAGCCTCCGACCTCGTATCCGATTGAAGGCCTCAAGGATGCTCTGAAGGCGGAAAAATTCGATCCCCGCCCCTACTACCTCACGGCTGGAGACTTCAACATCGCCCTTTCCACGCCGCCCTTCGATTACCGCGAACAGGAAGAGCAGCGGCTGCAAGCGGAGCGCGCTCACAAGAAACGCAACAGGAAAAACGAAGAGGCGGCGGAAAACTCCGGCGATTCGGATGCGCCCAAGGAGTGGGAAGAGGAGGCCGGCGCGCACCCGGCGGTCTTTGGAATCTATGCGATGCCCAAGGCCAAGGAAGGTTTCGGTTCGGCGCTTGGCCGTTCGTTCAGCTCCTACGCGTCCGCAAAACTCAAGTTCAAGACCGATTTTCAGAAGATGAAGCTGTTCTGCGGAGGCAAGGAAGTGCAGCCCATCCATCCGGGGCGGTTTCCGGTGACGGTGTCGGTCCGCAACCGCGCCGTCAAGATGGACGATTCCACCTACAAAGGCGTGTATCTGTACGCGCCGGACGCAATCAGCCCGGAATGCGGCGAGGTGAAGCTGGCGATCTATTCCTCGAAGAACGATGAGCCGGTGATCAAGGCCCTTGACGAGAAGAGCGTGCAGCACATCTGGGCGGATTTCGAAGCTTTCCGCCGGGCCGAGAAAGCGGCTGGTGCTTCGAAAGATCAGAAGCACTAA
- the folK gene encoding 2-amino-4-hydroxy-6-hydroxymethyldihydropteridine diphosphokinase, protein MGKKEIYLSLGSNVGNRGENLARAIALLGERSVRVLRMSAIYETEPVDFLDQAWFLNCVVEAETELPPLELLRALRGIEAEMGSRKLVARGPRLIDLDILLYSQETIDEPELQVPHPRMHLRRFVLEPLAEIAPDAVHPVLGKTAAELLAQVADRSRVRRVEIRE, encoded by the coding sequence ATGGGGAAGAAGGAAATTTATCTGTCGCTGGGATCGAACGTGGGGAACCGCGGGGAGAATCTTGCGCGGGCCATAGCCTTGCTGGGAGAGCGCAGCGTACGCGTGCTGCGGATGTCGGCGATCTACGAGACCGAGCCGGTGGATTTTCTCGACCAAGCGTGGTTTCTGAACTGCGTGGTGGAAGCGGAGACGGAGCTGCCGCCGCTCGAACTGCTGCGCGCACTGCGCGGGATCGAAGCGGAGATGGGCAGCCGCAAGCTGGTGGCGCGCGGGCCGCGGCTGATTGATCTGGACATTCTTCTCTACAGCCAGGAAACCATCGACGAGCCCGAGTTGCAGGTGCCCCATCCGCGCATGCACCTGCGGCGGTTTGTGCTGGAGCCGCTCGCGGAGATCGCGCCGGATGCGGTGCACCCCGTGCTGGGGAAGACGGCGGCGGAGCTGCTGGCGCAGGTGGCCGACCGCAGCCGGGTTCGCCGCGTCGAGATCCGGGAATAG